One part of the Humulus lupulus chromosome 9, drHumLupu1.1, whole genome shotgun sequence genome encodes these proteins:
- the LOC133800259 gene encoding uncharacterized protein LOC133800259: MPNYVKFMKDVLTRKRRLGEFENVALTRECSSFLQDKLPPNLKDPGSFTIPCTIGDTYCGMALCDLGASINLMPMSIFKQLGIGEVRPTTVTLQLAERSLAHLDGKIEDVLVRVDKFIFPADFIVLDHEADRKVPIIF; this comes from the coding sequence atgcctaactatgtgaaattcatgaaagatGTTCTTACAAGGAAGAGAAGGTTAGGAGAGTTTGAAAACGTGGCTCTAACTAGAGAGTGTAGTTCATTTCTGCAAGACAAGTTGCCACCAAATTTGAAGGATCCTGGGAGTTTCACTATTCCCTGTACTATTGGAGATACTTATTGTGGGATGGCTTTATGCGATTTGGGTGCAAGCATTAACTTGATGCCAATGTCTATTTTCAAGCAATTGGGGATTGGAGAAGTTAGGCCTACTACAGTTACTCTTCAACTAGCAGAAAGATCTCTTGCTCATCTGGATGGGAAGATTGAAGATGTATTGGTGAGGGTAGACAAATTCATATTCCCTGCTGATTTTATTGTGCTAGACCATGAGGCAGATAGAAAGGTGCCCATTATCTTCTGA